In one window of Erythrolamprus reginae isolate rEryReg1 chromosome 1, rEryReg1.hap1, whole genome shotgun sequence DNA:
- the ARPC2 gene encoding actin-related protein 2/3 complex subunit 2 isoform X2, producing the protein MVSISLKFYKELQEHGADELLKRVYGNYLVNPESGYNVSLLYDLENLPATKDSIVHQAGMLKRNCFASVFEKYFKFQEEGKDGERRAVIHYRDDETMYVESKKDRVTVVFSTVFKDDDDVVIGKVFMQEFKEGRRASHTAPQVLFSHREPPLELKDTDAAVGDNIGYITFVLFPRHTNAAARDNTINLIHTFRDYLHYHIKCSKAYIHTRMRAKTSDFLKVLNRARPDAEKKEMKTITGKTFASR; encoded by the exons TTATTAAAGAGAGTGTATGGAAACTACTTGGTAAATCCAGAATCTG GTTACAATGTCTCTTTGTTGTATGATTTGGAAAACCTTCCGGCTACCAAAGACTCCATTGTCCACCAAGCAGGCATGCTGAAACGCAACTGTTTTGCTTCGGTATTTGAGAAATATTTCAAATTCCAAGAGGAAGGCaaagatggagagagaagagCAGTCATCCATTACCGAGATGATGAGACAAT gTACGTGGAGTCAAAGAAGGATCGTGTCACAGTGGTTTTCAGCACGGTATTTAAGGATGATGACGACGTTGTGATTGGAAAGGTGTTTATGCAG GAATTTAAGGAGGGCCGTCGGGCCAGTCACACAGCCCCTCAAGTGCTCTTCAGTCACAGGGAGCCCCCCTTGGAGCTGAAAGATACAGATGCAGCAGTTGGAGATAATATTGGATATATCACATTTG TGTTATTTCCACGCCATACCAATGCTGCCGCAAGAGATAATACCATAAATCTGATCCACACGTTCCGGGACTACCTGCACTATCACATCAAATGCTCCAAG GCTTACATTCACACGCGCATGAGGGCAAAAACATCAGATTTTCTCAAGGTGCTGAATCGTGCCCGGCCTGatgcagaaaagaaagaaatgaaaacaatAAC GGGGAAGACCTTTGCATCCCGTTAA